The following are encoded in a window of Arvicanthis niloticus isolate mArvNil1 chromosome 1, mArvNil1.pat.X, whole genome shotgun sequence genomic DNA:
- the LOC117694995 gene encoding LOW QUALITY PROTEIN: mas-related G-protein coupled receptor member B4-like (The sequence of the model RefSeq protein was modified relative to this genomic sequence to represent the inferred CDS: inserted 1 base in 1 codon) — MWERTTNGGFLRMDPTDSTWTEITEETSCDTMKLTLNFLIIIISLVGMAGNALVLWLLAFHMHKNTFSVYLLNLAGADFLFLCFQNVYSLKVIIKMFHFIVIPSLFTVLLNFSYLAGLSMLSAISTERCLSALWPIWYRYQRPKITSAIMCVLLWALSLVLSILQGDSCMAVFTGFGHGWCKEIDLIIFAWLTVLFVVLSGSSLTLLLRVVCGSHRIPVTRLCVTIALTVLVFLLFGLSYGINWFLLFWTDIYSIFPCNVYEIPAFLSCVNCCANPIIYFLVGSLKHFRVQRQTLKLLLQRAMQDTPDEGKQSEGGTSXKSRAGNSLVQQMGAAFIRQKRL; from the exons gacCACTAATGGAGGGTTTTTAAGAATGGATCCAACTGACTCAACCTGGACTGAGATTACAGAAGAGACATCTTGTGACACCATGAAACTTACCCTGAATTTTTTAATCATCATCATTAGCCTGGTTGGGATGGCAGGAAATGCATTGGTGCTGTGGCTTCTGGCCTTCCACATGCACAAGAATACCTTCTCTGTCTACCTCCTCAACCTGGCTGGAgctgacttcctcttcctctgctttcaAAATGTGTATTCTCTGAAGGTTATCATCAAGATGTTTCACTTCATCGTCATACCAAGCCTTTTTACTGTCCTGTTAAACTTCTCTTACCTTGCAGGTCTAAGCATGCTCAGTGCTATTAGCACTGAGCGCTGCCTGTCTGCCCTGTGGCCCATATGGTACCGCTATCAAAGACCAAAAATCACATCTGCTATCATGTGTGTCTTGCTATGGGCATTGTCCCTGGTATTGAGTATCCTGCAAGGGGACTCATGTATGGCTGTCTTTACTGGTTTTGGTCATGGTTGGTGTAAGGAAATAGATTTGATCATTTTTGCTTGGTTAACTGTTCTATTTGTGGTTCTCTCAGGGTCTAGCCTCACTTTGCTGCTAAGAGTTGTCTGTGGCTCACACAGAATTCCTGTAACCAGGCTGTGTGTGACCATTGCTCTCACAGTGTTAGTCTTCTTATTATTTGGTTTATCCTATGGGATCAACTGGTTCCTCTTATTTTGGACAGACATTTATAGCATTTTCCCTTGCAATGTTTATGAAATACCAGCATTCCTATCCTGTGTTAACTGCTGTGCAAACCCCATTATTTACTTTCTTGTTGGTTCCCTTAAACACTTCAGAGTCCAGAGACAGACTCTGAAGCTGCTTCTACAAAGAGCCATGCAGGACACTCCTGATGAGGGAAAACAAAGTGAGGGGGGTACTT GAAAATCTAGAGCTGGGAATAGTCTAGTGCAGCAGATGGGAGCAGCTTTTATCAGACAGAAACGGCTTTGA